In Oryza glaberrima chromosome 8, OglaRS2, whole genome shotgun sequence, the following are encoded in one genomic region:
- the LOC127782508 gene encoding auxin-responsive protein SAUR36-like, whose amino-acid sequence MISSKKLAQLSKKWQGMGAIGRKRVTASEKEIIHHSSCSSSVAGKGNCVVYSCDGRRFEIPLAYLRTPVFVELLRMSQEEFGFSSDGRITLPCDAAVMEYVMCLLGREASEEVEKALLSSIVMPCSHHPSRMAQHQHFAVCSI is encoded by the coding sequence ATGATCAGCTCCAAGAAGCTAGCTCAGCTTTCCAAGAAGTGGCAGGGAATGGGTGCCATCGGGAGGAAGAGGGTGACGGCATCGGAGAAGGAGATCATCCACCACTCATCCTGCAGCTCATCAGTCGCCGGGAAGGGCAACTGCGTCGTCTACTCGTGCGACGGGAGGCGGTTCGAGATCCCGCTGGCGTACCTCCGCACGCCGGTGTTCGTGGAGCTCCTGAGGATGTCACAGGAGGAGTTTGGGTTCAGCAGCGATGGTAGGATCACACTGCCGTGCGACGCCGCGGTGATGGAGTATGTCATGTGTTTGCTCGGGAGAGAGGCCTCGGAGGAGGTTGAGAAGGCTCTCCTCAGTTCCATTGTGATGCCCTGCAGCCACCACCCAAGCAGGATGGCGCAGCACCAGCATTTTGCTGTATGCAGCATCTGA